Below is a genomic region from Bacillus mycoides.
CTGCGCTATCGTGAGCTAATAAAGTCGTTGGAACTTGGACAAAGCGAATACCACGCATAAACGACGCGGCAACAAATCCAGCCAAATCTCCAATCATTCCACCTCCAAGTGCGATGATTAAAGAATTTCTATCTAATTTATTTTCAAGAGCCGAAGTGTGAGCCTCATAGAAATTTTCAAAAGACTTCTCTTTTTCGCCACTCGGTACAACAAACGAAAATACTTTTTGCTCTACTTGCAATGCATCAACAACTGTCTGTAAATGCAGTGATGCAACAGCTTCATCAGAAATGATCATTATGTTAGATACTGCAGGATTCATTTTTTGAATAAGCGTTATTAAGTGTGACAACGCCTCCCTTCCAACATGTACATCATATTCTTTTGATTTCGTTTGAATATGTATGTTCTCCATTAAAATCCCCTCGCATATTCATTATGTTTCTCAATATTTTCACGTATAAGATCGATACGATCTAATCCAAATTGTTCAATTAAAGCTGTTGCGAGCTCCCAAGCCACAACAGCTTCAGCCACAACGCTAGCTGCTGGCACTGCACAACTATCTGAACGTTCAATACTCGCTGTAAAAGGTTCTTTCGTATCAATATCAACACTTTGAAGCGGTTTATATAATGTCGGTATCGGTTTCATAACACCGCGCACAACAACCGGCATACCAGTTGTCATGCCACCTTCTAATCCACCTGCATTGTTCGTTTGTCTTCTGTACCCTTGCACTTCATCCCAAAGGATTTCATCATGCACTTCACTTCCAGGTCTATGTGCTGCTTCAAAACCAATTCCAATTTCAACACCTTTAAAAGCGTTAATACTCATAATTGCCGCTGCTAATTTTGCATCTAATTTTCTATCATAATGTACATAGCTACCTACTCCAATTGGCATTCCTTCTACAACTACTTCAACAATACCACCGATAGAATCACCATTTGCCTTCGCATCATCAATTGCTTGCATCATCTTTTTACCGGCCTCTTCATCTAAACAACGTACAGGAGATGCTTCTGTAGTACTTTGTAATTCCACAATAGAGTTATATTTAATATTCGCTGCCTGTACACCACCAATCTCGATAACATGTCCCGCTACTTGTATACCTAATTCCGCTAATATTTTTTTTGCAACTGCACCAGCTGCAACACGAACTGTCGTTTCACGTGCTGAAGAACGCTCTAATACATTCCTCATATCTCTATGACCATATTTAATCGCACCATTTAAATCTGCGTGTCCAGGTCTAGGTTTCGTAACTTGCCTTTTCATTTCTTTCTCTTCCTGCTCAGTTAACGGCTCTGCACCCATAACCTTTGTCCAATGTGTAAAATCACGATTTTCAACAACAAGTGCAATCGGTGACCCCATCGTCTTCCCATGCCTAACACCACTTACAATTTGCACTTGGTCTTTCTCAATTTGCATGCGTCTACCGCGTCCATATCCTTTTTGTCTTCTAGCTAATTCTTCATTTATATCATTCACTACTAAAGATACCCCTGCCGGAACACCTTCTAAAATTGTCGTAAGTTGCGGACCGTGGGATTCACCAGCTGTAATATATCGCATACGTTATTCCTCTTTTCGCATATGTATTTATCCCGCTACATAAAGCAGCTATATTATCTTCCATCACTCTTTAAAATACAAAGAAATTATATAGTAAATCGAATGTTTGCTTTCCCTACTTGTAATTGTTCGATTATTTTCATAATAGTAGACCTTTTACTTTACATACCAATATATCATAACAGCCCTAACTTCGTAACTGATCGAAATAAAAAAAGTGCAAGAAGAATACCCCTATTCTTCTCACACTTTTTACTATTATCACAGTTATTAAAGCGTTTACAAATTATTTCAAAATAATTAGTAAATCCATTGATTCATTAATTTTGAGTAGTCTACTAATTCTTCTTCCTTAAAGAAAATAGCAATCTCGCGTTCTGCACTTTCTAAAGAATCCGAACCGTGGATAATGTTTTTCGCAACAGTTACACCGAAATCTCCACGAATTGTTCCAGGAGCAGCTTCATGTGGTCGTGTTTTACCCATCATATTGCGTGCTGTATCTACTACACCTTCACCTTGCCATACCATTGCGAATACAGGACCAGATGTAATAAAGTCTACTAATTCACCAAAGAAAGGTCTTTCTTTATGCTCACCGTAGTGTTGTTCAGCAATTTCCGGAGTAACTTGCATTAATTTTGCACCAACTAATTGAAAGCCCTTTTTCTCAAAACGAGCTACAATTTCCCCAATGAAGGCACGTTGTACACCGTCTGGTTTTACCATTAGAAATGTTTTTTCCATAAAAAATCTCTCCACTTCTGAATTATGTATGTAATTGTATATCCCCACACACATATTAACACCCTTATCACAATTGCGCAATAGTTTTGAAATAGAGAGATTATTTTATTTTTTAGACAAAACACTAAAATTTTCGTTTTCCAATATACTTTGCGACATTTTGCAACGCATACTTCGCCTGTCCACGAGGGAGTGGTTTTATTATTTCTAATGCTTTATGTAAATAACGTTCACTAAACGAAAATGCTTTATCAATAGCTTCGCTCGCTTTAATATCATCAATAATTTCTTTCATTTCACTTGCTGTTGTATTTTCATGCACAGATGTAATTTTTTGACGAAGAACTGGATCTTCCATGGCATACAAAACAGGTAATGTAATGTTACCTTGTAATAAATCACCACCAGCAGGCTTTCCAAGCTTCTCTTCTGTCGATACGAAATCTAAAATATCATCAATAATTTGATAAGACATACCAACAAAATATCCGTACCAAAATAGACGATTTACAGTATCACGATTAGCACCAGCAGCAATCGCTCCCAACTGACAACTTGCGGCGATTAACAATGCTGTTTTTCGTTTTATCCTTCTTAAATACGTTCTTAAATTTTGATCATAGTTATACTTATCTTTAATTTGTTCGATTTCACCTTTACAAACTTCTAAAATTGTATGAGACAACGCTTGATGTGCATCTGGAATTTCTATATTTGTTATACATTCAAGAGACTTCGCAAACAAGTAGTCTCCTGTATACATTGCAATACGATCTCCCCATTTCGCATTCACTGTTGCGCTACCGCGTCGTAAAAACGCAGCATCAATGACATCATCGTGAACAAGCGAAGCCATATGAATTAGTTCTAATGCAACCGCAACATGCTTAATTGCATCTAACTTATAATCCCCAAATTTCCCTGCAAGCAAAACAAAAACAGGGCGAATCCGCTTCCCACCTGCTTCAATAAGCTGTAATGCCGCTTCTTCTACTAACGGCTGCTCAGAAGCAACTGTCTTCTTCAATTCTTTTTCTATAACATTAATATCCGATCGTAAAAAAGAGTACATAAGTTGTAACTTCATATTGTTCACCTTAACCTAAAACGTCTTTTTTCTATTTTCTATTTTGATTCTGGTTTAATACCTAAATGCATAGCTGCTACACCAAAAGTAAATGGTTTCACTTGCACATTCTTAAGCCCAGCTTCTTCAAACATACGTGCTAACTCTTTCATCCCTGGGAATGTACTAGCAGATTCCTGAAGCCATGAATATTCTTTATAACTTTTCGCAAACATCTTTCCAAATAACGGCATGATATATTTAAAGTATAAGACATATCCTTGACGAAAACCTATCATCGTTGGTTGAGATGTTTCCAGGCAAATTACTTTTCCACCAGGCTTTACTACACGCGTCATTTCTTTTAATACTTGCATGTAATCCGGAACGTTACGTAACCCAAAACCAATCGTTACATAATCAAACGTATTATCTTCATAAGGAAGTTCCATTGCATTTCCATGCATAAGTTCTACTTGCTTTAATTCTAAAGCTTCTACCTTTTGTTTACCGACAGCTAGCATATTTTCGCTAAAGTCTAAACCGTAAACCTTCCCATCTTCACCTACAGCTCCCGCTAGTGCAATTGTCCAATCTGCCGTCCCGCAGCATACGTCAAGTGCCTTACTCCCGGGTTTCACATCCATAATTCGCATCGTTTCTTTGCGCCATGCCTTATGCCTTTGAAAACTAATTACAGAATTCATCACATCGTATTTATCAGAAATTTTCTCAAATACGTCATGTACTCTTTCTTCTTTTGATTGTTGCATGCTCGTACCTTCTTCCAATGTAAAGTTGCTTATGTCCTTGATTTATCTCTTAACATAGAAATTATCTCATTAACTTCTGTATGATTCTCTAAAAAATTTTCTTCTTGCTTTCTCATTTCCATAAGCCATTCATTAATAACTGTTTCCAAATTTTTATCATCATCCAATGAGATTTTTTGGACTGCTTGAAAAACAGGTGAATTTTGTTTATCAGCATACAATTGACACTCTTTTTGAAGACGATTTTTTCCTAACACATAAGTTATATATGGTTTCCAATTAGATAACTGAAAATGATCACATGTTTTTTGCAAAAGCGCAGATTCAATTATTACTACACTTTCCATTATGTCTTGAATCGTCACATGTGCTTTTTGATACAGCATAATTTTATGTTCATTAATCTCCTTAATTCCTTCAGCAAGTGCACGAATTAAGATAATATCACAATTCATTGACAATAAGTAATAGTATAGACCACTATAATAATCCCCTGCAAGAACTGTCAATTGACGACGCTTATGGAATCCACTCGTCTCTTCGTTTGCTTTATTTGATACTTTTTCATGTGTATCAAGAGCAATTTGTACAAGCATAATCGTTACGACATAATGATCAATTTGTTCTTTATGTATATTTGCACTTTTTAATGCACCGTATAACAGCGCTATTTTTTCTTCATCAATAAATGGTTCTTCAATATAGTTTATAAAATAAGGATGGCGTAATTTCTCCATCAATTTCTCTTTAATACCCGCATACCCTCCGTAGATGTCACACACAAAAAATCACCCTTGTTTTCTAATTCATAAAATTTATTATAACACATACATTCTATTTTCTATAATCAAAACTTGGCTACTTCTGCCAAACTGCCACCGAATAAAGCCTCAACTTTTATTCATACAAGTTATCTTCGTCTCTAACAACTACAAACATTCATTTACACAAAAGGCAGAAGTAATTTTCAACCTTTATATTCTTGCTCTTTAACATTAAAACTATATCATTTTTTTGTATATAAAAAAAAGAAAAGCAGTTTCCCGCTCTTCTTTAATTCGTCTTAATAAACGATAAAATTTCACTACGTGCTGCTGCATCATTTTCTAACACGCCGCGCACTGCAGTCGTTACTGTTTTCGCACCAGGCTTTTTCACACCACGCATCGTCATACACATATGCTCTGCTTCTACTACTACCATTACACCATGCGGCTCTAGTACTTCCATAATAGAGTTAGCTACTGTTGATGTAATACGTTCTTGTAGTTGCGGACGACGCGCAATTGTGTCTACAGTACGAGCTAATTTACTTAGTCCCGTTACTTTTCCACCTTGCGGAATATATGCAACGTGAGCAACTCCATAAAACGGAACAAGATGATGCTCACACATCGAATAGAATGGTATATCTTTTACTAGCACAAGCTCTTCGTGGTCTTCTCCGAATACTTTGTGTAAATGCTCTTTCGGATCCTCATGCATTCCTGAGAATACTTCTGCGTACATTTTCGCAACACGTTTCGGTGTATCAAGTACTCCCTCGCGATTTGGGTCATCTCCGATTGCCTCTAAAATAAGACGTACTGCATGTTCAATTTGTTCTAAATTAACTTTTGCCATCCGCTAGCCCTCCCGAAAAACCTAAAAGTGATACGAACACATTCTAGCATATTTATGTTTTTAAAAGCAAAAAGAAGAGTTTCCAAAAAGGAAACTCTTCTTCCCTGTTAATATGTAAGGATTATTTAACCGCATCTTTTAACGCTTTACCAGGTTTGAATGCAGGTACTTTACTTGCAGCGATTTCAATCTCCTCACCTGTTTGTGGGTTACGACCTTTACGAGCCGCACGCTCACGAACTTCGAAGTTACCGAATCCGATTAGTTGTACTTTATCACCTTGTTTTAAAGCTTCTAAGATAGAATCAAAAACAGCGTCCACTGCTTTTGTTGCGTCCTTTTTAGAAAGGGAACTTGCTTCTGCAACAGCATTGATTAAATCTGTCTTGTTCATGCCATTCACCTCCTCCCAAAGATAAGACTGTATAATGATCATAAAATGAGTCTTACTTTCATTTGTAGGCAATTTTTACAAATTCTATACTACAAAGATGTAGATAAATCATTATCAACGCCTATATTATACGATTCTCCTTTATAATTCAATATTTTTAAGGAAATTGTTACTCTAAAAATGTGAAATTCTGATGAAACTTGACAATTTACAACAAAATATTAGATAATGACTGTTTATTTTTCTATTACGTACTCAAAAAGAAAAAAATCCCTCTGCAATTAGAGGGATTTTTTTCTTATAATATAATCGCAATTAATCCGCCAGATCCTTCATTAATAATTCTTTCTAGTGTTTCTTTTAATTTATAACGAGCGTTTTCTGGCATTAGAGATAACTTCGCTTGAATTCCTTCTCTAACAATAGAGCTAAGAGAGCGCCCAAATATATCAGAATTCCAAATTGATAGCGGGTCATCTTCAAAATCTTGCATCAAGTAACGAACTAGTTCTTCACTTTGTTTTTCAGTACCGATAATTGGTTCAAATGTTGATTCTA
It encodes:
- a CDS encoding heptaprenyl diphosphate synthase component 1, with amino-acid sequence MCDIYGGYAGIKEKLMEKLRHPYFINYIEEPFIDEEKIALLYGALKSANIHKEQIDHYVVTIMLVQIALDTHEKVSNKANEETSGFHKRRQLTVLAGDYYSGLYYYLLSMNCDIILIRALAEGIKEINEHKIMLYQKAHVTIQDIMESVVIIESALLQKTCDHFQLSNWKPYITYVLGKNRLQKECQLYADKQNSPVFQAVQKISLDDDKNLETVINEWLMEMRKQEENFLENHTEVNEIISMLRDKSRT
- the menG gene encoding 2-heptaprenyl-1,4-naphthoquinone methyltransferase → MQQSKEERVHDVFEKISDKYDVMNSVISFQRHKAWRKETMRIMDVKPGSKALDVCCGTADWTIALAGAVGEDGKVYGLDFSENMLAVGKQKVEALELKQVELMHGNAMELPYEDNTFDYVTIGFGLRNVPDYMQVLKEMTRVVKPGGKVICLETSQPTMIGFRQGYVLYFKYIMPLFGKMFAKSYKEYSWLQESASTFPGMKELARMFEEAGLKNVQVKPFTFGVAAMHLGIKPESK
- the hepT gene encoding heptaprenyl diphosphate synthase component II, with translation MKLQLMYSFLRSDINVIEKELKKTVASEQPLVEEAALQLIEAGGKRIRPVFVLLAGKFGDYKLDAIKHVAVALELIHMASLVHDDVIDAAFLRRGSATVNAKWGDRIAMYTGDYLFAKSLECITNIEIPDAHQALSHTILEVCKGEIEQIKDKYNYDQNLRTYLRRIKRKTALLIAASCQLGAIAAGANRDTVNRLFWYGYFVGMSYQIIDDILDFVSTEEKLGKPAGGDLLQGNITLPVLYAMEDPVLRQKITSVHENTTASEMKEIIDDIKASEAIDKAFSFSERYLHKALEIIKPLPRGQAKYALQNVAKYIGKRKF
- a CDS encoding HU family DNA-binding protein — translated: MNKTDLINAVAEASSLSKKDATKAVDAVFDSILEALKQGDKVQLIGFGNFEVRERAARKGRNPQTGEEIEIAASKVPAFKPGKALKDAVK
- the aroC gene encoding chorismate synthase, with translation MRYITAGESHGPQLTTILEGVPAGVSLVVNDINEELARRQKGYGRGRRMQIEKDQVQIVSGVRHGKTMGSPIALVVENRDFTHWTKVMGAEPLTEQEEKEMKRQVTKPRPGHADLNGAIKYGHRDMRNVLERSSARETTVRVAAGAVAKKILAELGIQVAGHVIEIGGVQAANIKYNSIVELQSTTEASPVRCLDEEAGKKMMQAIDDAKANGDSIGGIVEVVVEGMPIGVGSYVHYDRKLDAKLAAAIMSINAFKGVEIGIGFEAAHRPGSEVHDEILWDEVQGYRRQTNNAGGLEGGMTTGMPVVVRGVMKPIPTLYKPLQSVDIDTKEPFTASIERSDSCAVPAASVVAEAVVAWELATALIEQFGLDRIDLIRENIEKHNEYARGF
- the folE gene encoding GTP cyclohydrolase I FolE gives rise to the protein MAKVNLEQIEHAVRLILEAIGDDPNREGVLDTPKRVAKMYAEVFSGMHEDPKEHLHKVFGEDHEELVLVKDIPFYSMCEHHLVPFYGVAHVAYIPQGGKVTGLSKLARTVDTIARRPQLQERITSTVANSIMEVLEPHGVMVVVEAEHMCMTMRGVKKPGAKTVTTAVRGVLENDAAARSEILSFIKTN
- the ndk gene encoding nucleoside-diphosphate kinase, with the protein product MEKTFLMVKPDGVQRAFIGEIVARFEKKGFQLVGAKLMQVTPEIAEQHYGEHKERPFFGELVDFITSGPVFAMVWQGEGVVDTARNMMGKTRPHEAAPGTIRGDFGVTVAKNIIHGSDSLESAEREIAIFFKEEELVDYSKLMNQWIY